In Methanothrix sp., a genomic segment contains:
- a CDS encoding IS1 family transposase (programmed frameshift), which produces MDVACPNEQCNLFGIAGKGNVTVYGTYKISSGKVRKYICHTCGTRFCDRTNTAFYDTRTNEEKIKLALKMAMRGMSVLGIAEILESKPSTVSTWISKAAKHSEKVNEVVLKDVETPKVEMDEAWTFVGKTLPREGEYEDKGTWIWISMAANCRLVLSHVIGERSQENADQLVSNTAKRLRSMPLFVTDGLRLYAAALRKQYGKLQPFAPTGKRGRPRSPKLIVDELLQYAQVIKMRVNGRLKKVVKRIIFGKDIDHKMISTSYIERQNLTCRQDNNRISRKTIGFSKETAELNNQMTLYFAHFNYCRKHRALKYRNEMGITKFNSPAKQAGLIDHVWSLQELLTFPYYKTQTH; this is translated from the exons TTGGATGTAGCATGCCCGAATGAGCAGTGCAATCTATTTGGAATTGCTGGGAAAGGAAACGTCACTGTGTACGGAACTTACAAGATAAGCTCCGGCAAGGTCAGGAAATATATTTGCCACACATGTGGTACCAGATTCTGTGATAGAACTAACACTGCATTCTATGACACAAGAACAAACGAAGAAAAGATCAAGCTGGCTCTAAAAATGGCCATGCGTGGAATGAGTGTCTTAGGAATAGCTGAGATCCTTGAGTCAAAACCATCTACTGTAAGCACTTGGATCTCGAAAGCAGCAAAGCATAGTGAAAAAGTCAATGAAGTTGTCTTGAAGGATGTAGAGACCCCAAAGGTAGAGATGGACGAGGCATGGACTTTTGTGGGGAAAACACTACCCAGAGAAGGTGAATACGAAGATAAAGGAACTTGGATCTGGATAAGCATGGCTGCAAATTGCAGGTTGGTGCTTTCACATGTTATCGGTGAGCGATCTCAGGAAAATGCAGATCAGCTCGTTTCAAATACTGCCAAAAGACTCAGATCAATGCCGCTCTTTGTGACAGATGGATTAAGACTATATGCAGCAGCTCTTCGAAAGCAATATGGAAAACTACAGCCGTTCGCACCAACAGGCAAGCGAGGGCGACCTCGAAGTCCTAAATTAATCGTAGATGAACTATTACAATATGCTCAAGTCATTAAAATGAGGGTCAACGGTAGACTAA AAAAAGTGGTCAAGAGAATCATATTTGGCAAAGATATAGACCACAAAATGATATCTACCAGCTACATTGAACGGCAAAACCTGACATGCAGACAAGATAATAACCGCATATCAAGGAAAACCATAGGTTTCTCTAAGGAGACTGCAGAATTGAATAACCAAATGACCCTATATTTCGCGCACTTCAACTACTGCCGAAAGCATCGTGCTCTAAAATATAGAAATGAGATGGGCATAACGAAGTTCAATAGTCCCGCGAAGCAAGCTGGCTTAATCGATCATGTCTGGAGCTTGCAGGAACTCTTGACTTTTCCATATTACAAAACTCAAACCCATTAG
- a CDS encoding tRNA(His) guanylyltransferase Thg1 family protein, whose protein sequence is MQRLRQKSASWEIYSGLRARPPLVARADGRGFKSILAGCQKPYDAGFASHMASSASSLFEDSGICPALAFTFSDEINLAFLTAPFGGRVEKIDSLVAGFLSASLSLQMGRPVSMDCRIIPLCRSEIREYLIERQNEAWRNHVFSYGFYMLQEEGLDPSQAMERMRGMREPEIHEMLFQRGTNLAKTPSWERRGIMIYRDEGRVLQDWQLPLFSSEEGKELLARVFRCAEND, encoded by the coding sequence ATGCAAAGGCTGAGACAAAAGTCGGCTAGCTGGGAGATTTATTCCGGTCTTCGGGCTCGCCCTCCACTGGTGGCAAGAGCGGATGGCCGGGGATTCAAGAGCATTCTGGCGGGGTGCCAGAAGCCTTATGATGCTGGCTTTGCCAGCCACATGGCCTCCTCAGCCAGCAGTCTGTTTGAAGACTCTGGAATCTGCCCGGCCCTGGCATTCACCTTCTCAGATGAGATCAATCTCGCCTTTCTGACTGCTCCTTTTGGTGGGCGGGTCGAGAAGATCGACTCCCTCGTTGCGGGCTTTCTATCTGCTTCCCTCTCTCTTCAGATGGGAAGGCCCGTCTCAATGGACTGCCGGATCATTCCCCTCTGCAGATCGGAGATCAGAGAATACTTAATTGAACGGCAGAACGAGGCCTGGAGAAACCATGTCTTCTCTTATGGATTTTACATGTTACAGGAGGAAGGGCTCGACCCTTCCCAGGCCATGGAGAGGATGCGAGGAATGAGAGAGCCTGAGATCCATGAGATGCTCTTTCAGAGGGGGACAAACCTGGCCAAAACCCCCTCCTGGGAGAGAAGGGGCATAATGATCTATCGCGACGAGGGGAGGGTCTTGCAGGATTGGCAGTTACCGCTGTTCTCGTCAGAGGAGGGCAAGGAGCTGCTGGCCCGGGTATTTCGCTGCGCTGAGAACGACTGA
- a CDS encoding MBL fold metallo-hydrolase, which translates to MSKATTICNGVYAVGGPDLSRPEDAYVYLVDAKSCLVLIDAGVGYGNDKIERNIRAHGLEPAQVWYVIATHCHIDHIGGLHLWRDRYASKIIAHELDRAGIEGENDSLTAASMYGVNYRPVKVDTILSGEQNQLRLGEMDFNLLHTPGHTPGSISVYIDTSEGRVLFGQDIHGPFSPSWGSDIREWRRSMRKLLDLEADFLCEGHAGIYRGEKIREYIEGYLNRYPG; encoded by the coding sequence ATGAGCAAAGCTACTACCATCTGCAATGGGGTTTATGCAGTGGGGGGACCGGATCTCTCCCGCCCTGAGGATGCATATGTCTATCTTGTCGATGCAAAGAGCTGTCTGGTCCTGATAGATGCCGGCGTGGGATACGGAAACGATAAGATAGAAAGGAATATTCGAGCCCATGGATTGGAGCCGGCACAGGTCTGGTATGTCATCGCCACCCATTGCCATATCGATCATATCGGCGGACTGCATCTATGGCGGGATAGGTATGCCAGTAAGATCATCGCCCATGAACTGGACCGGGCAGGCATCGAGGGCGAGAACGATAGTCTGACTGCAGCCAGCATGTACGGGGTGAACTACCGGCCGGTGAAGGTGGACACCATCCTCTCTGGGGAGCAGAACCAACTCCGTCTGGGGGAGATGGATTTCAATCTCCTTCATACCCCAGGACACACTCCCGGAAGCATCTCTGTTTATATCGATACCTCTGAGGGCAGGGTTCTCTTCGGCCAGGACATTCATGGCCCCTTCTCCCCTTCCTGGGGCTCAGATATCAGGGAGTGGAGGAGGTCCATGAGAAAGCTGCTTGATCTTGAGGCCGACTTTCTCTGCGAGGGGCATGCCGGGATTTACAGAGGAGAGAAGATCAGGGAATACATTGAGGGCTACCTGAATAGATATCCTGGATAG
- a CDS encoding Dam family site-specific DNA-(adenine-N6)-methyltransferase, whose translation MVFYAQHHESVLGESATIDRTPFDKFSVKPFLKWPGGKRWIAQKLALCISKRLSNRYYEPFLGGGAIFFGLCPRKATLSDINSDLINTYIQVRDKPEEIIDGLKKLSVDKESYYHIRKEEPKDLVERAIRFLYLNRTAFGGIYRLNLNGKFNVPYGGGSRTPELLWRDGLIKRASHALQGIELAVSDFEKMMNKSRYGDVIYCDPTHTMIHNNNKFIRYNEKNFSWKDQERLSLVALRALKRGTFVLISNASYYPLCELYHPFKPIKLARKSLVSRKSKFRREIQEYIFVLTPDEIE comes from the coding sequence ATGGTCTTTTATGCTCAACATCACGAAAGTGTTCTGGGAGAATCCGCTACCATTGATCGTACTCCCTTCGATAAATTTAGCGTAAAACCATTTCTTAAATGGCCTGGTGGAAAGCGTTGGATCGCTCAGAAATTAGCTCTTTGCATATCAAAAAGATTATCCAATCGTTATTATGAGCCGTTCTTGGGTGGAGGAGCCATATTTTTTGGATTATGTCCAAGAAAGGCAACCCTATCTGACATAAATAGCGATCTAATAAATACTTACATTCAAGTACGGGATAAACCAGAGGAGATTATTGATGGGTTAAAGAAACTATCAGTGGATAAGGAAAGTTATTATCATATTCGCAAAGAAGAACCGAAGGACTTGGTTGAAAGGGCAATAAGATTTTTATATTTAAATAGAACTGCCTTTGGTGGTATATATCGATTAAACCTCAACGGAAAATTCAATGTCCCTTATGGAGGAGGAAGTCGCACTCCTGAACTTCTATGGAGAGATGGATTGATTAAAAGAGCATCACATGCGCTTCAAGGAATAGAGTTAGCTGTATCGGATTTTGAAAAGATGATGAATAAATCTAGATATGGAGATGTAATATATTGTGATCCAACACATACAATGATTCATAATAATAATAAGTTCATTCGATATAATGAGAAAAATTTTTCGTGGAAAGATCAAGAACGTCTTTCTTTAGTGGCTCTGCGTGCGTTGAAAAGAGGAACTTTTGTTCTAATAAGTAATGCTAGCTATTATCCCCTATGTGAATTGTATCATCCATTCAAACCTATTAAATTGGCTAGAAAGAGTCTTGTCAGTCGGAAATCAAAATTTCGTCGCGAAATTCAAGAATATATATTTGTTTTAACTCCTGATGAAATAGAGTAA
- a CDS encoding ATP-binding protein — protein sequence MDTIEFSGDLNNFVSAHKYRVYAPNDELLNLIVNCLVPKDNRFEIGSLRLTECRLPLPTKPLPNVKVIISTQDISGRRTAMFGKTRLGKSNVVKLIAQSLIESTKETNTVGQLIFDINGEYANDNPYDNSSSLASSYPDRCIIYAITQKKATPSRPLKLNFYEHPDSTHRIIGSLLRQDGKDSGYIRTFSSIELPSLETIIKMPYSESDIKVRRIRKIQIYWAILRKAGFDVDEAKLRNMAPSTPYVGKFNPGFKDKLREEAYKKIGVQQIPPKPNTLDSLVDELEIINQFRRSKPKDALLKSESSGDPIFDPDDVGLLEFFDPKSGLGPSLIQPYRMYHDKNAGNFEKEILIHLDSGKTVILDLGNAHPQLLQYFSDDLSIAVFNHQVDKFSNDKLGDHFIQLYFEEAHNLFPRKDDEAREIYSRFAKEGAKYHIGMVYSTQSPTTISKDLLAQTENFFVAHISSREEVDALAKLNVAYESMKEDILRAKTPGYIRMLTQSHRFVVSVQANKFIPPNKKIGE from the coding sequence GTGGATACCATTGAATTTTCTGGAGATTTAAATAATTTCGTAAGCGCTCATAAGTATCGTGTTTACGCACCCAATGATGAACTATTAAATTTAATTGTAAATTGCCTTGTTCCTAAGGACAATCGATTTGAAATAGGCAGTCTGAGGTTGACTGAATGCAGACTTCCCTTGCCGACAAAACCCCTCCCAAATGTTAAGGTAATCATTTCAACTCAAGATATCAGCGGCAGAAGAACTGCCATGTTTGGTAAAACGCGATTAGGCAAGAGTAATGTCGTAAAACTGATTGCACAAAGTTTAATCGAATCTACCAAAGAGACAAATACAGTAGGCCAGCTAATTTTCGATATCAATGGCGAATATGCGAATGATAACCCTTACGACAATAGTAGCTCACTAGCAAGTAGTTATCCAGATCGCTGCATTATATATGCTATAACACAGAAGAAAGCTACTCCCTCGAGACCTCTTAAACTCAATTTTTATGAGCATCCGGATAGTACTCATAGAATAATAGGAAGTCTATTAAGGCAAGACGGTAAGGATTCGGGATACATACGTACGTTTTCCAGTATCGAGTTGCCATCATTAGAGACAATAATAAAAATGCCATATTCCGAATCCGATATTAAGGTAAGAAGAATAAGAAAAATACAAATTTATTGGGCCATCCTTAGAAAAGCGGGATTTGACGTTGATGAGGCAAAGTTACGAAACATGGCTCCCAGTACACCATATGTCGGGAAATTTAATCCCGGTTTCAAAGATAAGTTAAGAGAGGAGGCATACAAGAAAATAGGAGTGCAACAGATTCCTCCAAAACCGAATACCTTAGATAGTTTAGTTGACGAATTAGAAATAATAAATCAGTTCAGAAGATCTAAACCCAAAGACGCACTCCTTAAATCAGAGAGTTCAGGGGATCCAATATTTGATCCAGATGACGTCGGACTTCTAGAATTCTTTGACCCAAAGTCAGGGCTTGGTCCATCTCTTATTCAACCTTATAGGATGTACCATGATAAAAATGCTGGGAATTTCGAAAAAGAAATTCTTATCCATTTGGATTCAGGGAAAACGGTAATATTAGACTTAGGAAATGCCCACCCGCAGTTACTTCAATATTTCTCTGATGATTTATCAATTGCTGTATTCAATCATCAGGTTGATAAATTTAGCAACGATAAGTTAGGAGATCATTTTATACAATTGTATTTCGAGGAAGCTCATAATTTATTTCCACGTAAAGACGACGAGGCTAGAGAAATATATAGCCGTTTTGCAAAGGAAGGTGCAAAATATCATATTGGAATGGTTTATTCTACGCAATCTCCTACGACGATAAGTAAAGATCTACTCGCACAAACCGAGAACTTTTTTGTTGCTCACATATCATCGAGAGAAGAAGTGGATGCTCTTGCAAAACTTAACGTAGCCTACGAAAGTATGAAAGAGGATATTCTTCGTGCAAAGACACCAGGATATATAAGGATGTTAACCCAATCCCATCGGTTTGTTGTATCGGTACAAGCGAATAAATTTATTCCTCCCAATAAAAAGATTGGTGAATAA
- a CDS encoding type II toxin-antitoxin system RelE/ParE family toxin produces MTEPYDIEIGDKLQRKLKKLQNKDTQYYNAIISKTVQIAEVPQLGKPLRGVLKGKRRVHVGPFVLIYKINENERVVTLIELEHHDDAYRH; encoded by the coding sequence ATGACAGAGCCATATGATATCGAAATTGGAGATAAGCTGCAAAGGAAACTGAAGAAGCTGCAAAACAAAGACACTCAATATTATAATGCGATAATTAGTAAAACAGTCCAGATAGCAGAAGTACCTCAGTTGGGCAAACCACTTCGGGGCGTCCTCAAAGGGAAGAGAAGAGTGCACGTTGGCCCCTTCGTGCTCATCTATAAGATCAATGAAAATGAGCGTGTTGTGACGCTGATTGAATTGGAGCATCATGATGATGCCTATCGGCATTGA
- a CDS encoding PRC-barrel domain-containing protein — protein sequence MNAEITSLLEQDVYTQKGIFVGRVDDAVLDPENGVVSGLALGDVNRDLFDSKGKGIIIPYRWVTAVGDIVIIRHLNRNAKAETKVG from the coding sequence ATGAACGCTGAGATCACATCGCTTCTGGAACAGGATGTCTATACCCAGAAAGGCATCTTTGTGGGCAGAGTGGACGATGCCGTCCTGGACCCTGAGAACGGGGTGGTAAGCGGCCTGGCTTTGGGAGATGTCAACCGGGATCTTTTCGATAGCAAGGGCAAAGGGATAATCATTCCCTATCGCTGGGTTACTGCTGTCGGAGACATAGTGATCATCAGGCATCTGAATAGAAATGCAAAGGCTGAGACAAAAGTCGGCTAG
- a CDS encoding Bcr/CflA family efflux MFS transporter produces MEKSHRALVPGGGGQRYLGNRGLIALIAFLSAFVPLSTDLYLPALPGMSRYFQVSAEQVNLTLIFFFLFFAAGMLFWGPLSDRYGRRPILITGLAIYSLAGFLCAISQDISQLILFRILQAVGGSSASAVAMAMIKDVYDSRNREMILAWVSSMVLISPMAAPVLGALLLGITSWRGIFVLLGVIGLIALSGSLALVETLNTRYTGTLGQSIGRLAVVAKNPGFLSLLIIFSLLSFSSMAFIASSSYIYIDGFGLNEKLFSLYFAFNALGMIGGPMLYLRLSRRFARSSIIIAGFASTILGGLLIYLLGSLQPWMFAACLFPATIMGSCIRTPGTNLMLEQQEEDAGSAAALMSCFGILMGSMGMGIISLEWSNTIQILGSMNILVGLACLGLWLLLAERPFIKQIP; encoded by the coding sequence ATGGAAAAATCACATAGAGCCCTCGTCCCTGGAGGGGGAGGGCAGAGATATCTGGGCAACAGAGGCCTCATCGCCCTTATTGCATTTCTGAGTGCATTCGTTCCTTTATCGACAGATCTATATCTTCCCGCCCTGCCTGGCATGTCCCGGTACTTTCAGGTATCAGCCGAGCAGGTCAATCTCACTCTTATATTCTTCTTTCTCTTCTTTGCCGCCGGAATGCTCTTCTGGGGACCTCTGAGCGATAGATACGGCCGCCGCCCCATTCTGATCACCGGCCTTGCCATCTATTCTCTGGCTGGCTTTCTCTGTGCCATCTCCCAGGATATCAGTCAGCTCATCCTCTTTCGCATCCTCCAGGCTGTTGGCGGAAGCTCTGCCTCGGCAGTGGCCATGGCTATGATCAAGGATGTCTATGACAGCCGCAACCGGGAGATGATCCTCGCCTGGGTCTCCTCCATGGTTCTCATCTCCCCCATGGCTGCGCCTGTCCTGGGAGCCCTTCTTTTGGGCATCACATCCTGGAGAGGGATATTTGTGCTTTTAGGAGTCATAGGGCTTATTGCTCTCTCCGGAAGCCTGGCCCTGGTGGAGACGCTAAATACAAGATATACCGGCACATTGGGCCAGTCCATTGGGAGGCTGGCAGTGGTGGCGAAAAATCCCGGTTTCTTATCCCTGCTCATCATATTCTCTTTGCTCAGCTTCTCCTCGATGGCTTTCATCGCCTCATCCTCATACATCTACATAGACGGCTTCGGCCTGAACGAGAAGCTCTTCAGCCTCTACTTTGCCTTCAATGCCTTGGGAATGATTGGAGGGCCCATGCTCTATCTGCGCCTCTCCAGAAGGTTCGCCCGCAGTTCGATCATCATCGCCGGCTTCGCCTCAACCATTCTCGGAGGGCTGCTGATATATCTTCTGGGCAGCCTTCAGCCCTGGATGTTTGCGGCATGCCTTTTTCCGGCGACGATCATGGGAAGCTGCATCCGCACTCCAGGCACAAATCTGATGCTCGAGCAGCAAGAGGAGGACGCCGGCTCTGCCGCTGCTCTTATGAGCTGCTTTGGGATCCTGATGGGCAGCATGGGCATGGGCATCATCTCTTTGGAGTGGTCCAATACCATTCAGATCCTGGGATCGATGAACATCCTGGTGGGGCTGGCTTGCCTGGGGCTGTGGCTTCTTCTCGCAGAGAGACCATTTATAAAGCAGATTCCCTGA
- a CDS encoding SpoIIE family protein phosphatase — protein MAAFALLPLLFMGIISLMEMNQASHDVQENISQLSLSLNRSALLVMPDEADQVQLAIAKANQYNQFFERLTHQNELVADSASSFLEGDGCLPPGVWIAPTSSNLTTSEARDATIRSLCIPARVMQSLHETESVLSLSYIGTEDGVLVVWPYSNDSLKSTAPFSYKDMPNYELARSRKKTIWTEPFEDDEGGWMMTITTPFFREGKFAGIMGMDVSIKFIFTDLSTMRGRGYPFIIDSTGFIVARPKNKPNEPLDILFSSENLSMSASPEVRAVAKKMLKGSSGSAIVALGRADGYVAYSPISNPGWVLGIAYASEEMSLPARFIDAGIKEVASSATLGLSDASRKVRNFALSAFAITVIAVLVAGFLFSRRIGGDIDSLVRLTEKISRGDFDVRAKSSGELAELGEAFNSMASDLNHYAAALDKAAHNRGESGVQSSFIDEVKNALASSVPPEQEGYEIEVLYRPTRADRFDFYDVSRMNDRISLAMAGVGGDGIQAAMLAITSRALIRACPIILGPSNAISDLNTQISQYGRGTNLACFYALLDPSDHTLEYVNAGFNPPFIVDPGGMVDTLGGGGIALGMLYRVELEETRIPIQPGDVMVIYSDGVVEVENDDGEAFGLERLIDLAINNRTLSGEEILRIAEREIEDFSCSSEHPMDMAMIVLKRR, from the coding sequence TTGGCAGCTTTCGCTCTCCTGCCGCTTCTATTCATGGGCATCATATCGCTCATGGAGATGAACCAAGCATCACACGATGTTCAAGAGAACATATCGCAGCTCAGTTTATCCCTGAACCGCTCTGCTCTATTGGTCATGCCCGATGAGGCCGATCAGGTGCAGCTTGCCATTGCCAAGGCCAATCAGTATAACCAGTTCTTCGAGCGTCTGACTCATCAGAACGAGCTGGTAGCCGACAGCGCCAGCAGCTTCTTGGAGGGCGATGGCTGTCTTCCCCCTGGTGTATGGATTGCGCCTACCAGTTCAAATCTCACCACATCAGAGGCGAGGGATGCCACCATAAGATCACTGTGCATACCAGCAAGGGTGATGCAGTCCTTGCATGAAACAGAATCGGTGCTCTCCCTTTCATACATCGGAACAGAGGACGGGGTGCTGGTCGTCTGGCCTTATAGCAATGACTCTCTGAAGAGCACCGCCCCATTCAGCTACAAGGATATGCCCAATTACGAGCTGGCCAGATCCAGGAAGAAGACCATCTGGACAGAGCCCTTCGAGGACGATGAAGGAGGCTGGATGATGACCATCACCACCCCTTTCTTCCGGGAGGGCAAGTTCGCGGGCATCATGGGAATGGATGTCTCAATTAAGTTCATCTTCACAGATCTGTCCACCATGAGAGGCAGAGGCTATCCATTCATTATCGACAGCACCGGTTTTATAGTCGCCCGGCCAAAGAATAAGCCGAATGAGCCCTTGGATATTTTATTCAGCTCAGAAAACCTCTCTATGTCCGCCAGTCCTGAGGTCAGGGCAGTGGCAAAGAAGATGCTCAAGGGAAGCTCGGGATCTGCCATTGTAGCTTTAGGGAGGGCAGATGGATATGTGGCCTACTCTCCCATAAGCAATCCTGGCTGGGTCCTGGGAATTGCTTATGCCTCGGAGGAGATGAGCCTGCCTGCCCGGTTCATCGATGCTGGCATCAAGGAGGTGGCGAGCAGTGCTACCCTGGGATTGAGCGATGCCTCCCGGAAGGTGAGAAATTTTGCCCTTTCGGCCTTTGCTATAACTGTTATTGCAGTGCTAGTTGCAGGTTTTCTGTTCAGCAGGAGGATTGGGGGGGACATCGATTCTTTAGTCCGACTGACGGAGAAGATATCGCGAGGTGATTTTGATGTCCGGGCGAAGAGCTCAGGAGAGCTGGCAGAGCTGGGAGAGGCCTTCAACAGCATGGCTTCCGATCTGAATCATTATGCTGCCGCTCTGGATAAAGCTGCCCATAATCGAGGGGAGTCGGGCGTGCAGAGCAGCTTTATAGATGAGGTCAAGAATGCTTTGGCCTCGTCCGTTCCTCCTGAGCAGGAGGGCTATGAGATTGAGGTCCTCTACAGGCCCACCAGAGCGGACCGTTTTGACTTTTATGATGTCTCCAGAATGAATGATCGGATATCCCTGGCCATGGCGGGTGTGGGAGGAGATGGTATTCAGGCGGCTATGCTTGCCATTACGTCCCGCGCCCTTATCCGTGCCTGTCCGATTATCTTGGGCCCATCAAATGCTATAAGCGATCTGAACACCCAAATCAGCCAGTATGGTCGCGGCACCAATCTGGCCTGCTTTTATGCTTTACTTGATCCATCAGACCACACTTTAGAGTATGTTAATGCCGGATTTAACCCGCCATTCATTGTGGATCCCGGGGGGATGGTGGACACCCTGGGCGGGGGAGGAATAGCTTTGGGGATGCTCTATCGGGTGGAGTTGGAGGAGACGCGCATACCCATTCAGCCCGGGGATGTTATGGTCATATACTCTGATGGGGTTGTAGAGGTCGAGAACGATGATGGTGAGGCATTTGGACTGGAGAGGCTCATCGATCTGGCCATAAATAACCGCACCCTCTCCGGGGAGGAGATCCTCAGGATAGCAGAGAGGGAGATTGAGGACTTCTCTTGCAGTTCAGAGCATCCAATGGATATGGCCATGATAGTTCTTAAGCGAAGGTGA
- a CDS encoding NAD(P)H-dependent oxidoreductase yields MRIVGICGSPRKAGNTEFLLNEALAVANEYGFQTERLLCSELAVGFCNDCGDCSKGRECPKRDDMPEFLRAMQEAEGIIVASPVYFGNITAQLKAVFDRTIPLRRQDFKLRNKVGCAMAVGGSRNGGQEKTLDAIHAWMHIQGMIVVGDDAHFGGIAVRPAAEDRIGRKTVVASASKLCDLLLKNNKRE; encoded by the coding sequence ATGAGAATCGTTGGCATCTGTGGAAGCCCGAGAAAAGCCGGCAACACTGAGTTCTTGCTGAACGAGGCACTGGCTGTTGCCAATGAATATGGTTTCCAGACTGAAAGGCTGCTCTGCTCAGAGCTGGCAGTCGGTTTTTGTAACGATTGTGGAGACTGCAGCAAAGGCAGGGAATGCCCCAAGAGGGATGATATGCCAGAGTTCCTGAGGGCAATGCAAGAGGCAGAGGGCATAATTGTGGCCTCACCCGTCTACTTCGGGAATATCACTGCCCAGCTCAAGGCGGTCTTCGACAGGACAATTCCCCTGAGGCGGCAGGACTTCAAGCTGAGGAATAAGGTAGGCTGCGCGATGGCCGTGGGCGGCTCAAGAAATGGCGGCCAGGAGAAGACCCTGGATGCCATTCATGCCTGGATGCACATCCAGGGGATGATAGTGGTGGGTGATGATGCCCATTTCGGGGGAATTGCCGTCCGTCCGGCAGCCGAGGACCGCATCGGCAGAAAGACCGTGGTAGCCAGTGCCAGTAAACTGTGCGATCTGCTGCTGAAGAATAATAAGAGAGAATAG
- the rtcA gene encoding RNA 3'-terminal phosphate cyclase yields the protein MIEIDGSFGEGGGQIVRTAVALSAVTGRPVHISKIRKSRPKPGLAAQHAHAIAALSDICQAKSSGVAPGSTEISFSPGEIQGGRYEISIGTAGSITLLLQCLLPALLQADESTTLLVQGGTDVQWSPTIDYFCNVFLPALQRFGARTSLKLERRGYYPQGQGRVLCHIEPSELQAAHLGTEGLSKDSSNRSEMEIKGVSHCSNLPEHVARRQADAAVEALQQAGFKALIAEEILRLPSTGSGITLWSRSSGAYIGASSLGRRGLPAEKVGRTAAEAQIQELTSGASVDEHLADQLVPYLALAAGSYSTRKISLHTRTNIWTASQFLERKISISQEDIAGKEIMMLRAEP from the coding sequence ATGATTGAGATAGACGGCTCCTTTGGAGAAGGCGGAGGCCAGATCGTCAGGACTGCAGTTGCTCTCTCCGCAGTTACCGGCAGACCGGTCCATATAAGCAAGATCAGGAAAAGCCGTCCCAAACCGGGCCTGGCAGCCCAGCATGCTCATGCCATTGCTGCTCTCTCTGACATCTGCCAGGCCAAAAGCTCTGGTGTTGCCCCGGGATCAACTGAGATCAGCTTCTCTCCCGGCGAGATTCAAGGCGGAAGATATGAGATCTCGATTGGGACAGCGGGGAGCATCACCCTCCTCCTGCAATGCCTCCTCCCGGCGCTGCTCCAGGCCGATGAGAGCACTACCCTGTTGGTTCAGGGGGGAACCGATGTGCAATGGTCTCCAACCATCGATTATTTCTGCAATGTCTTCCTGCCCGCTCTGCAGCGTTTCGGGGCCAGAACAAGCCTGAAGCTGGAGAGGAGGGGATACTACCCCCAGGGCCAGGGAAGGGTGCTCTGTCACATCGAGCCCTCAGAGCTTCAGGCTGCTCATCTGGGCACCGAGGGACTCTCGAAAGATAGCAGCAATCGATCCGAAATGGAGATCAAAGGAGTATCCCACTGCTCAAACCTGCCTGAGCATGTGGCCAGAAGGCAGGCTGATGCTGCAGTTGAGGCTCTGCAGCAGGCGGGCTTTAAGGCCCTCATCGCAGAAGAGATCCTCCGCCTGCCCTCGACTGGAAGCGGGATCACCCTCTGGTCGCGATCTTCTGGAGCCTATATCGGAGCCAGCAGTCTGGGCAGGAGAGGTCTTCCGGCAGAGAAGGTGGGCAGGACTGCTGCAGAGGCTCAAATTCAGGAATTGACATCTGGAGCCTCTGTGGATGAACATCTGGCCGATCAACTGGTTCCCTATCTGGCCCTGGCAGCAGGGAGCTACAGCACCCGGAAGATATCCCTGCACACCAGAACCAATATCTGGACTGCAAGCCAATTTCTGGAGAGGAAGATATCGATCTCTCAAGAGGACATCGCTGGAAAGGAGATCATGATGCTCAGGGCTGAACCATAA